The DNA region ctgcctgtatgtaattcctcagtatgtgaaagcccagccagctcagaggaggatttatccagcttgtaaaatataagagaagagagaagctgccctaatctaaataatacacaggcagtgtgcagagaggggcctggaggggggagatacatcacagaaccacaacactgaagaacttggcagccttccagacacaggctgacaagtctgacaagagagagataagttgatttattacagagatggtgatagtagaaagtgctgcagtaagccagaacacattagaatagcctttgaaacttgtaggatgataaaaaacaggatgcaatttttgttacggagtctctttaaggtttccattctgagtaaaacatttcccaccctctgaacatgaagGCATTTCACCTGTGTGAGGTTCTCGTCTATGAAAGTCTCCTCTGTCATAGAAaactttcccacattctgaacatgaaaaatgccATGCCCCAGTGTGTACTATCATGTGTCTATTAAGGTTTtcattctgagtaaaacatttcccacactctgaacatgaatacggttTCTCACCTATGTGAGTGTTTAGGtatctctgaaggctctttctatcatgtaaagtgttcccacattctgaacatgactgAGGCCTCTTACCTGTTTGTCTTATcaatgttttactcagaatgaAAACCTTAATAGACACATGATAGTACACACTGGGGCATggcatttttcatgttcagaatgtgggaaagttTTCTATGACAGAGGAGACTTTCATAGATGAGAAAACCTCACACAGGTGAAatgccttattcatgttcagagggtgggaaatgttttactcagaatggaaaccttaatAAACACATGAGAATGCACACTGGGGAGCggcatttttcatgttcagaatgcAGGAAAGTTTTCTGTGAAAGAGGAATCTTTCGTAGacaagaaaaacacacacaagtgacagaccgtattcatgatcaaacttttgtaaagcacattaTAAGAAaaacaggtaagaggcctctgtcattttcagaatgtggaaaactttacatGCTACAAAGAGCCTTCAAAGAtacctaaaatgcacccaggtgagaagccttattcatgctctgaacatgaataaggcttctcacctgggtgcaattttaggtatCTCTGGAGGGTCTTTGTATCATGTAAAGTTTTCCGCATTCTGAaaatgacagaggcctcttacctgtttGTCTTAtaatgtgctttacaaaagtctgaacataaatatggtctgtcacctgtgtgagttttttggtgTCTATTGGTGTTGTCTTCTAGGTGTCTTAAAAAAAGGCTgctccccagtgtgtattctaagttcagaatgtgggaaagatttttacaacagATAAAACTTTCATAGACATCaagaaactcacacaggtgacagactgtattcatgttcagacttttgtaaagcacatgatgagacacacaggtaagaggcctctgtcatgttcagaatgtgggaaaacttttcatgatagaaagagccttcagagacaccaAAAAACTTGCACAggggagaagccgtattcatgttcagagtgtgggaaatggtttgctcATAGTGGAAACCTTAATAGACACATGAAAAAatacctttttcatgttcagaatgcGGGAAAGTTTTCTATGACAGAAGAAACTTTCATAGACGagaaaaaactcacacaggtgacagaccgtaTTTATGCTCAAACTTTTTTAAAGCACATAAGACACACCGGTAAGAGGgctctgtcatgttcagaatgttggAAAACTTTACATGATACAAAGAGCCTTCAGAGATGCCTATAAATCTCACACAGGTGaaaagccttattcatgttcagagtgtgggaaatgatttaCTCAGAAAGGAAAGCTTCATGGACAtttgagaatacacactggggagcGGCCTTTTTGaagttcagagtgcgggaaagattTCAATGATAAAGGAAACTTTCGTAGAcaccaaaaaaacacacacaggtgacagaccgtaTTTATGTTCAGACTATTGGAAAGCACAtaagacacacaggtaagaggcctccgtcatgttcagaatgtgagaAAACTTTTCATggtagaaagagccttcagagacacctaaaacTCACAGATGAGAAacattattcatgttcagagtgtgggaaatgtattactcagaatggaaacctaaatagacacatgagaatacacactggggagcAGCTTTTTCCTATTCAGAATGCGGGAAAGTTTTCTGTGAAagaggaaactttcatagacaaGAAAAATACACACAAGTGACAGACCGTATTTATGTTCAGACTTTTGAAAAGCACATAAGACACATGGGTAACAGGCCTcttgtcatgttcagaatgtgggaaaacttttcatggtagaaagagccttcagagaaaCCTAAAAACTCACACAAGTAAgaggccttattcatgttcaCAGGGTGGGAAATGGTTTACTCAAAATGGAAATCTTAATagacacatgagaatacacactgcGGAGCggcatttttcatgttcagagtgcgggaaataTTTTTATGACAGAGAAAACTTTTATAAACACCAAgagactcacacaggtgacagacaatattcatgttcagacttttgtaaaAGCACATGagacacacaggtaagaggcctctgttgttcagaatgtgggaaaacttttcatgattgaacatgaataaggcttctcacctgtAGGTTTTTTTTGGGGGTCTTTGAAGGCTCTTTCTGAGTGTGGGGAAATGATTTACTCAGAAAGGAAAGCTTCATGGACAtatgagaatacacactggggagcGGCCTTTTTTAGTTTCAAAACGTTTATTACGtttttgaaaaagtataacagcATTTACATAAGCCCATAACATAGGGCGTATCAATCAGTTGAAATCGTAACAAACAATAACACAGAAAAATATGCAAGACATCTTTTAGTCATATGGTAAAGTATTAGTATAAAATGATCATTGTCTCTAGAAGGAGAGGGCACAGGAGCGCAGACCCAGCAAAGTCGAGGCAGATAGCCAAGGTTGCCATGTTCTAGTAAATGACAGAGTGGAGTCATTAAGTATGGCCACCAATCTTTCAGAGATCAAAATATCTGTTATAAGGTCGGTAAGTTCTAGTGAAAGGGTAGGTTTTAGCCATTGCCTAGCAATGTGTAGGCGTGCAGCTTTTGCAATGTGTTGAGCCAATCTATGCTGTGGGTACTACCAGCTTCTCTTAGGTAATAAACCACAGAAATGGAAGGGGTCAG from Hyperolius riggenbachi isolate aHypRig1 chromosome 11, aHypRig1.pri, whole genome shotgun sequence includes:
- the LOC137537821 gene encoding zinc finger protein 547-like, yielding MPYSCSEGGKCFTQNGNLNKHMRMHTGERHFSCSECRKVFCERGIFRRQEKHTQVTDRIHDQTFVKHIIRKTECGKTFHGRKSLQRNLKTHTSKRPYSCSQGGKWFTQNGNLNRHMRIHTAERHFSCSECGKYFYDRENFYKHQETHTGDRQYSCSDFCKST